The Manihot esculenta cultivar AM560-2 chromosome 11, M.esculenta_v8, whole genome shotgun sequence genome includes a region encoding these proteins:
- the LOC110626450 gene encoding uncharacterized protein LOC110626450: MMALENKETIQRSCEASLKCLPSGLPCGNSVDGFPELKEETNACSGGDVVEPVHSISSEFLEHPSEFQSKPTYHHDFGSWSTFYPESQKAQQCQMNCFENQVYPFPMETRFQYAPSNIYSQGYPYEFQFQDFQYFVVIDFEATCDKEKNPHPQEIIEFPSVIVSSVTGQLEACFQTYVRPTCNQLLSDFCKDLTGIQQIQVDRGVTLSEALLRHDKWLEKKGIKNTNFAVVTWSNWDCRVMLESECRFKKIRKPPYFNRWINLKVPFCEVFGGVRCNLKEAVEMAGLTWQGRAHCGLDDAKNTARLLALLMCRGIKFSITNSLIWQTTDGSLSWKPSVDHLSPLQQPYKLREMHIPVFQYHPFCYCGVKSSKGMVRKPGPKQGSLFFGCGNWSAARGARCHYFEWAST, encoded by the exons ATGATGGCCCTTGAAAATAAAG AAACTATTCAAAGGAGCTGTGAGGCATCCTTAAAATGCCTTCCTAGCGGATTGCCTTGTGGGAATTCAGTTGATGGCTTTCCAGAGCTTAAAGAAGAAACCAATGCGTGCTCAGGTGGGGATGTTGTGGAACCAGTTCACTCAATAAGCAGCGAATTTCTTGAACATCCTAGTGAATTTCAAAGCAAACCTACCTACCATCATGATTTTGGCTCATGGTCAACCTTCTATCCTGAATCTCAAAAGGCTCAGCAATGTCAAATGAATTGCTTTGAGAATCAAGTTTATCCCTTTCCTATGGAAACTCGATTTCAGTATGCCCCATCTAATATATATTCCCAAGGTTACCCCTATGAGTTTCAGTTCCAAGATTTTCAGTATTTTGTTGTCATAGACTTTGAGGCTACTTGTGACAAGGAAAAAAATCCCCATCCCCAGGAGATAATTGAGTTTCCATCTGTCATTGTGAGCAGTGTAACTGGCCAATTAGAAGCATGTTTCCAGACATATGTACGACCAACTTGCAATCAGCTCCTAAGTGATTTCTGCAAGGATCTGACTGGTATCCAGCAAATCCAG GTGGACAGAGGTGTCACACTTAGTGAGGCTCTCCTTAGGCATGACAAATGGCTTGAGAAAAAGGGGATAAAAAACACCAACTTTGCTGTGGTTACGTGGTCAAACTGGGATTGCCGGGTGATGCTGGAATCTGAGTGCCGATTTAAGAAGATCAGGAAGCCTCCTTACTTTAATCG GTGGATCAACCTGAAAGTTCCTTTCTGTGAGGTATTTGGTGGTGTTAGGTGCAATCTAAAGGAGGCTGTGGAGATGGCAGGTCTAACGTGGCAAGGCCGTGCTCACTGTGGACTGGATGATGCCAAAAACACAGCTCGACTACTTGCCCTCCTCATGTGCAGGGGTATCAAATTCTCCATCACAAACTCGCTAATTTGGCAGACAACTGATGGTTCATTGTCATGGAAGCCATCCGTTGACCACCTGTCCCCACTACAGCAACCCTACAAACTGAGAGAAATGCATATTCCTGTTTTCCAGTATCACCCTTTCTGTTACTGTGGAGTGAAGAGCAGCAAAGGCATGGTTCGGAAGCCCGGGCCAAAGCAAGGGAGCCTTTTCTTTGGCTGTGGCAATTGGAGTGCTGCTAGGGGTGCTCGCTGTCATTACTTTGAATGGGCATCTACCTGA
- the LOC110625540 gene encoding cilia- and flagella-associated protein 20 gives MFKNTFQSGFLSILYSLGSKPLQIWDKEVSNGHVKRPHDEDIQSNVLEIIGSNIQSTYITCPVDPAATLGIKLPFLVMIVKNLKKYFTFEIQVLDDKNVRRRFRASNFQAITRVKPYICTMPLKMDEGWNQIQLNLADFTRRAYGTNYVETLRVQVHANCRLRRIYFSDRLYSEEELPPEFKLYLPMQKA, from the exons ATGTTTAAGAACACATTTCAGTCTGGATTTTTGTCCATCTTATACAGCCTTGG GAGCAAACCTTTACAGATATGGGATAAAGAAG TTTCAAATGGTCATGTAAAACGACCACATGATGAAGACATACAATCTAATGTGCTTGAAATTATTGGATCAAATATCCAGTCTACATACATCACATGCCCAGTGGATCCTGCTGCAACTCTTGGTATAAAACTACCATTTTTGGTTATGATTGTGAAGAACTTGAAGAAATATTTCACTTTTGAAATTCAAGTGCTGGATGATAAGAATGTCAGGAGGCGTTTCCGAGCTTCTAACTTTCAA GCCATCACTCGAGTGAAGCCATACATCTGTACCATGCCACTGAAGATGGATGAGGGCTGGAATCAAATCCAGTTGAACTTGGCTGATTTTACCAGGAGGGCCTATGGAACAAATTATGTGGAAACCTTACGAGTTCAGGTTCATGCTAATTGCCGTCTAAGGAGAATATATTTCTCTGACCGCCTCTACTCAGAAGAGGAACTCCCTCCTGAATTTAAGCTCTACCTTCCAATGCAG AAAGCATGA
- the LOC110625865 gene encoding uncharacterized protein LOC110625865, with protein MEDFGCGLACPPMDEVGILGIDLQIHFDLSPEKFFECVQEVNEPPRPLPSRPAQPQPKPQRIYGKGKEMKILKSVYGVDTVTDNKKDTKNSTSRFDQSLDDLRFRWVHDEAYLETKLKESGRKIHARNQEEEKNQRKIQIIDIVDLPKETKKKLGVSKQKLHRLATSRAAGQPNSLKMNRRRRMEEGAWIWSSFLFSFITWTWS; from the exons ATGGAGGACTTCGGCTGCGGGCTTGCATGCCCTCCTATGGACGAAGTAGGAATTCTAGGAATTGATCTGCAGATTCATTTTGATCTTTCACCTGAGAAATTCTTTGAATGTGTCCAAGAAG TAAATGAGCCGCCGCGGCCTCTGCCTTCTAGGCCAGCACAACCACAACCAAAGCCGCAGCGGATCTATGGCAAAGGAAAGGAGATGAAGATATTGAAGTCTGTATATGGAGTCGACACTGTCACAGATAATAAAAAAGACACAAAGAACTCCACTTCAAGATTTGATCAGTCTCTTGATGATTTAAGATTTCGGTGGGTTCATGATGAAGCCTATTTGGAGACGAAGTTAAAGGAAAGCGGACGAAAAATTCACGCACGGAATCAAGAAGAAG AGAAAAATCAGAGAAAGATTCAGATAATCGACATTGTGGATTTGCCAAAAGAAACCAAGAAAAAGTTAGGAGTCTCCAAACAGAAACTCCATCGTCTCGCCACTAGCAGAGCAGCTGGACAACCAAACTCATTGAAGATGAATCGAAGGAGGCGCATGGAAGAGGGTGCGTGGATATGGAgttcttttctattttctttcattacGTGGACGTGGAGTTGA
- the LOC110626045 gene encoding protein LNK3 has protein sequence MDWCFGSSTDEFVVPMGQEISDRFPSPESWPKWEMSEPESFEFLHECFVIDSKLTQEELNFHLVNEVVVESYTNDKDQSSSGIGEGFSEESLQQTALLRDQLDYQLDGLAGFEHMDDLFLSSLVEDTPGTENLHKSFCFETELLNCMVGDDIILTDSILDAYSLGSSKYLKTHAFSPSMDPEGGKIPAAPLFIPSNSEQKNCPLLKAPLIKVSVPSEHKQRSKHVDAETSPEEFVLQELATVVAQLTDNSRICFRDAFYHLASNSSQHVMTQNRNVLFMETPPWAGQEDKMRLGGKKPVELETNTIDRALANPMFNKTEFNVT, from the exons ATGGACTGGTGTTTTGGGAGCAGCACTGACGAATTTGTTGTTCCAATGGGGCAAGAAATATCTGATAGGTTCCCTTCACCAGAAAGTTGGCCAAAATGGGAAATGAGTGAACCGGAAAGTTTTGAGTTTCTTCATGAATGCTTTGTTATTGATTCAAAATTGACTCAGGAAGAACTCAACTTTCATCTTGTTAATGAAGTTGTGGTGGAAAGTTACACCAATGATAAAGATCAGTCAAGTTCAGGGATAGGGGAAGGATTTTCAGAAGAGTCTCTTCAGCAAACTGCTCTTCTCCGCGACCAGCTGGATTACCAGCTTGATGGGCTTGCAGGATTCGAACATATGGATGACCTATTCTT GAGTTCATTAGTGGAAGATACTCCTGGGACTGAAAATCTTCACAAGTCATTTTGCTTTGAGACTGAATTGCTAAATTGCATGGTAGGAGATGATATTATCTTGACAGACTCAATTTTAGATGCATATAGCTTGGGAAGCTCTAAGTATCTCAAAACACATGCATTTTCACCATCAATGGATCCAGAGGGAGGCAAAATTCCTGCTGCTCCACTGTTTATTCCTTCCAATTCAGAGCAAAAGAATTGTCCATTATTAAAG GCACCGCTGATCAAAGTCTCGGTCCCTTCTGAGCATAAACAGAGGAGCAAGCATGTGGATGCGGAAACATCTCCTGAAGAGTTTGTTTTACAGGAGCTAGCAACGGTGGTGGCACAG TTGACAGATAACTCCCGAATTTGCTTTCGCGATGCCTTTTACCATCTGGCCAGTAACTCAAGCCAACATGTGATGACACAGAACCGAAATGTACTTTTCATGGAAACGCCACCATGGGCAGGCCAAGAAGACAAAATGAG GCTTGGAGGAAAGAAACCAGTGGAATTGGAAACCAACACCATTGACAGAGCCCTTGCAAATCCCATGTTCAACAAGACTGAGTTCAATGTTACATAA
- the LOC110626348 gene encoding cation/H(+) antiporter 2 isoform X1, whose protein sequence is MDVARRAVCTDDFLNPLTSTFMQSCVMLLISQFFHVILKPLGQPGPVAQILAGLVLGPSLLCRIKKVRDLFDQRDFSDYTVIVSFVFRILFMFMIGLETDIPYMKRNFRQASVIACGGLIACSAFGAAITIFVIRMLIIKEHEFIFAHMIMIILASSAPPVVIRLINELKFDTADVGRLAISSSLINEMSCMIWYDIVIAFTSGKMFGNGMVCLFFTLVATILNRFLVIWYNGRRQDLMYLPGTDVLTILSPTIFFSFLIEEFGYNSTISCFFMGVMFPREGKTTRTLLHKLTYSVNNFILPIYFGFNGFRFDISYLGSFRNLIVVVLVTVLSIAGKIIGTLAACHYLKIPRNEAVILAFILNLKGHGELLLIDVVPKSNAFGWWDDNFHNLVIIVVVLNTFIAGPVVSCILKRGEKYSQGHNSLEIDDGPQSELRMLLCVYSSRHISAKIGLVSALNSFQKVPIRPYLIHLIELPKKRCKTNLMYHELEDGDQFSDEEDYGGNDVVEISDAVDNFSTDNKVVVYHKRIISSFESMFQDVCNIAEDLRVSILILTYHKHQRLDAKMETSKEGIRMNNQKILRHARCSIGIFVDKGQTGFQQPNPELEQNVLTLFFGGPDDREALAVSKRIACHPRINLTVTRFIQATLEDQDKATISSSDEVLLTISTTSEAEDATDNAFIDDFRNRYVSSGNVRYVEKHVNNGVETLEGLKELKEIYSLIIIGKSSRGCSSMTTGLSDQEECTELGAVGDFLASSEFNISSSILVIQQNRHSKNHPHCLGCD, encoded by the exons atggACGTAGCACGACGAGCAGTGTGTACAGATGATTTCTTAAACCCACTCACTTCGACCTTTATGCAGAGTTGTGTTATGCTTCTTATCTCCCAGTTCTTCCATGTAATCCTGAAACCCCTGGGACAACCAGGACCTGTCGCTCAGATTTTG GCAGGACTAGTGCTAGGCCCCTCATTGTTATGTCGGATaaagaaagtgagagacttGTTCGATCAGCGTGATTTCTCTGATTACACCGTCATTGTTTCCTTCGTTTTTCGCATCCTTTTTATGTTCATGATTGGTCTGGAGACTGATATTCCTTACATGAAACGAAACTTTCGGCAAGCAAGTGTGATTGCATGTGGGGGTCTAATTGCTTGTAGTGCCTTTGGAGCAGCAATCACTATTTTTGTGATCCGCATGTTGATAATAAAAGAGCATGAGTTTATTTTTGCCCATATGATCATGATAATCTTAGCAAGCTCAGCTCCTCCAGTGGTGATTCGTTTGATAAATGAACTCAAGTTTGATACGGCAGATGTAGGGAGATTGGCAATATCTTCATCTTTGATAAATGAAATGTCttgtatgatatggtatgatatagTTATTGCTTTCACCTCAGGCAAAATGTTTGGTAATGGGATGGTATGCCTTTTTTTCACTTTGGTAGCCACTATTTTGAATAGATTCTTAGTTATTTGGTATAACGGAAGGAGACAGGATCTAATGTATTTGCCAGGCACTGATGTTTTAACCATTTTGTCCCCCactatatttttctcttttcttattGAAGAATTTGGATACAATAGTACAATTTCTTGTTTCTTCATGGGCGTGATGTTCCCCAGGGAAGGAAAAACAACTAGGACACTGTTGCATAAACTCACTTACTCTGTTAATAATTTCATCCTTCCCATTTACTTCGGATTCAATGGCTTCAGGTTCGATATTAGTTATCTGGGTAGTTTTAGAAATCTCATAGTAGTTGTCCTTGTGACCGTGCTCAGCATTGCGGGCAAAATTATTGGAACACTAGCTGCTTGCCATTATCTAAAGATTCCAAGGAACGAGGCAGTGATCCTTGCTTTTATTCTCAACTTGAAAGGCCATGGAGAACTTCTACTCATTGACGTAGTCCCCAAGTCCAACGCATTT GGGTGGTGGGATGATAACTTTCACAACTTGGTGATAATAGTAGTAGTTCTTAACACATTTATTGCAGGACCAGTTGTTTCTTGTATCTTAAAAAGAGGAGAAAAATACTCTCAAGGTCACAACTCACTTGAAATTGATGATGGTCCACAGAGTGAACTCAGGATGTTGCTTTGTGTATACAGCTCTCGCCATATATCAGCAAAAATTGGGTTAGTCTCAGCATTGAACAGCTTCCAAAAGGTCCCCATCAGACCTTATTTAATCCACTTAATTGAGCTACCCAAAAAACGTTGCAAAACCAATTTGATGTACCATGAGCTAGAAGACGGAGATCAATTTAGTGATGAAGAAGACTATGGTGGAAATGATGTGGTAGAGATAAGTGATGCTGTAGATAATTTTAGTACAGACAATAAAGTTGTAGTTTACcataaaagaataatttcatCCTTTGAATCCATGTTTCAAGATGTCTGCAACATTGCTGAGGACTTGCGAGTATCTATTCTAATCCTCACTTATCACAAGCACCAACGTCTTGATGCGAAAATGGAAACCAGCAAGGAAGGTATCAGAATGAACAACCAGAAGATTCTTCGCCATGCTCGTTGCTCAATTGGGATCTTTGTAGACAAAGGTCAGACAGGCTTTCAACAGCCTAATCCTGAACTGGAGCAGAATGTATTAACATTATTTTTTGGTGGGCCTGATGATCGTGAAGCATTGGCAGTTAGTAAAAGAATTGCCTGTCACCCTCGTATTAATTTGACTGTCACCCGCTTCATACAAGCAACATTAGAAGACCAAGACAAAGCAACCATCAGCAGTAGTGATGAAGTCCTTTTGACAATATCAACAACATCTGAGGCTGAGGATGCAACAGACAATGCCTTCATTGACGATTTCCGCAACAG GTATGTGTCCTCGGGTAATGTTCGATATGTAGAGAAGCATGTGAACAATGGGGTGGAAACATTGGAGGGtttaaaagaattgaaggagATTTATTCATTGATCATAATAGGGAAGAGTTCACGAGGGTGCTCATCCATGACAACAGGTTTAAGTGACCAGGAAGAGTGTACAGAGCTGGGGGCAGTTGGAGATTTCTTGGCTTCTTCAGAATTCAACATCAGTAGTTCCATTTTGGTCATTCAACAAAATAGGCATTCCAAGAATCATCCTCATTGCCTTGGTTGTGACTAG
- the LOC110625927 gene encoding NADH dehydrogenase [ubiquinone] 1 alpha subcomplex subunit 6: MSFTLRSVKVPPNSASLEEARARVFDFFRTACRSIPQIMDIYNLQDVVTVSQLRSTIASEIRKNSQITNPKVIDLLLFKGMEELNNITEHAKQRHHIIGQYVVGQQGLVQDLDTKDQGISEFLKNFYKSNYF; encoded by the exons ATGTCGTTCACGTTGAGGAGcgtgaaggtgccgccgaactcgGCGAGTCTGGAAGAGGCAAGGGCTCGGGTCTTCGATTTCTTCAGAACGGCCTGCAGATCCATTCCCCAAATCATGGACATCTACAACCTACAGGACGTCGTCACCGTGTCCCAGCTCCGCTCCACCATCGCCTCTGAGATTCGTAAGAACTCCCAAATCACCAATCCCAAG GTAATTGATTTGCTTCTCTTTAAAGGAATGGAAGAGCTGAATAACATTACGGAGCATGCAAAGCAGCGCCATCATATCATTGGCCAATATGTAGTGGGTCAACAAGGTCTTGTGCAGGATTTGGATACCAAGGATCAAGGCATCTCTGAGTTCCTCAAGAATTTCTATAAGAGCAACTACTTTTGA
- the LOC110626349 gene encoding cation/H(+) antiporter 1 has protein sequence MEAAKRAMCVDDPINPLITTTLQASGILVISHFFHIILKPMGQPGPVAQILAGIVLGPSLLSHFSVIKEFFLQSSSADYYDVFSSIYNILFMFLIGLETDIPYLRRNLRRASIIAYGGMLICSIFGLAASFFIIRILKFSANTVALANVIMIILATTASPVVIRLAAELKFSTSDTGRLAICSSLINEITCVLWLCLIVIFMSWSMFGRAILFSLLSLGLIIVNKYIAAWCDQRNRNQKYVTNTEMLSILFLVIALSFLTEEYGFNSTIPCFLLGLFFPREGKTTRTLLIRLAYSVHNFILPIYFGYIGFQFNITYLNSYRNVIAVVLMLILSMGGKIIGTLAACHYLNIPEIDGIILSFLLNMKGHAELLVVGVLRKSIVSSWWDQNIHNLVVMVVVLNTVISGPAVAYMLRKNSKYYSQKQTSLEFREPESELRMLACVYGSRHISEKVGLIFAMSGTSETPTTAYLAHLVELPKKRRKKKLMYHQLKDGDQFSDEEEYGGNEVVEINDTVDTLTMETKLMIHQSKVVSSFPRMYEDVCDAIEDLRVSIVLLTFHKHQRLDSELESGKEGIRLTNQKLLRHAPCSVGIFVDRGQTGFHLPTPESLQNVATLFFGGADDREALACSKRMATHPHINFTLIRFQEESQSEHKEFLDNTSHSNTEILMEMSSRDMEAEIDRAFLEDFYKRYVASGQAGYEDRYVNNRAQTLEALTSIAERFSLLIVGRGGRWHSPITSDLSDWEECPELGTVGDLLASSEFNINCSVLVVQQHQLSEADLTDD, from the exons ATGGAAGCAGCAAAAAGAGCAATGTGTGTGGATGATCCAATTAACCCTCTCATTACCACCACCTTACAAGCTTCCGGCATTCTTGtcatctcccacttcttccaTATTATCTTGAAACCTATGGGACAACCTGGACCTGTTGCTCAAATTTTG GCAGGAATTGTGCTAGGTCCCTCTTTATTATCTCACTTCAGCGTAATCAAAGAATTTTTTCTTCAATCTTCTTCGGCTGATTATTATGatgttttttcttcaatttacaACATACTTTTTATGTTCTTGATTGGTTTGGAGACTGATATTCCTTATCTAaggagaaatttgagaagagcaAGCATTATTGCATACGGTGGAATGCTAATTTGTAGCATATTTGGTCTTGCTGCTTCTTTTTTCATTATTCGTATATTAAAGTTCTCAGCAAACACGGTTGCTCTTGCCAATGTAATCATGATTATCCTAGCCACCACAGCCTCTCCTGTGGTGATTCGCCTCGCAGCTGAACTGAAATTTTCAACCTCAGACACAGGAAGATTGGCGATTTGTTCCTCTCTCATCAATGAAATCACTTGTGTACTTTGGCTTTGTCTAATTGTCATCTTCATGTCATGGAGCATGTTTGGCAGGGCTATTCTTTTCTCGTTACTGTCTCTTGGTCTCATTATTGTAAATAAATACATAGCTGCTTGGTGTGACCAACGGAACAGGAATCAAAAATATGTGACCAACACCGAGATGCTTTCCATCTTGTTCCTTGTCATTGCTCTATCATTTCTTACAGAAGAATATGGATTTAACAGTACAATTCCTTGTTTTCTCCTCGGCCTATTTTTCCCCAGGGAAGGCAAAACTACTCGGACTTTGTTGATCAGGCTTGCTTATTCTGTTCACAACTTCATTCTCCCAATTTACTTTGGATACATAGGTTTCCAGTTCAATATAACATACCTCAATAGCTATAGAAATGTCATAGCAGTTGTCCTTATGCTGATTCTGAGTATGGGAGGAAAAATTATCGGTACATTAGCTGCTTGCCATTACCTAAATATTCCAGAAATTGATGGGATTATCCTGTCTTTTCTGCTCAACATGAAAGGCCACGCTGAACTTCTAGTTGTTGGAGTGCTGAGAAAGTCTATTGTaagt TCATGGTGGGATCAGAATATTCACAATTTGGTTGTAATGGTTGTAGTGCTCAACACAGTAATCTCAGGACCTGCAGTGGCTTATATGTTAAGAAAAAATTCGAAGTACTATTCTCAGAAGCAGACTTCACTTGAATTTCGTGAACCAGAGAGTGAACTTCGTATGCTGGCTTGTGTTTATGGTTCTCGCCATATATCAGAAAAAGTTGGGTTAATCTTTGCCATGAGTGGAACCTCAGAAACTCCCACCACAGCTTACTTGGCGCACCTGGTAGAGCTCCCAAAGAAACGCCGCAAGAAGAAGTTGATGTACCACCAGCTAAAAGATGGAGATCAATTTAGTGATGAAGAGGAGTATGGTGGGAATGAAGTTGTAGAGATCAATGATACTGTGGATACATTGACAATGGAGACCAAATTAATGATCCATCAAAGTAAAGTTGTGTCATCTTTTCCAAGAATGTACGAGGATGTCTGTGATGCAATTGAAGACTTGAGAGTATCAATTGTGTTGCTCACTTTTCACAAGCACCAGCGCCTTGATAGTGAATTGGAGTCCGGCAAGGAAGGAATAAGACTAACGAACCAAAAGCTTCTTCGCCATGCCCCTTGCTCAGTGGGAATCTTTGTAGATAGAGGCCAGACAGGATTTCACTTGCCTACCCCCGAGTCATTACAAAATGTTGCGACATTGTTCTTTGGAGGCGCAGATGATCGAGAGGCATTAGCTTGTAGCAAAAGAATGGCCACACACCCCCACATTAATTTCACACTGATTCGCTTCCAGGAAGAATCACAAAGTGAACACAAGGAGTTTCTTGACAATACCTCACACAGCAATACCGAGATTCTAATGGAAATGTCAAGCCGTGACATGGAAGCTGAAATTGACAGAGCATTTCTGGAGGATTTCTATAAAAG ATACGTGGCATCAGGTCAAGCTGGGTACGAGGACAGGTATGTGAACAATAGAGCGCAGACACTGGAGGCATTGACAAGCATTGCAGAGAGATTTTCTTTGTTGATAGTAGGGAGGGGTGGAAGATGGCACTCACCCATAACTTCAGATTTGAGTGACTGGGAAGAATGTCCAGAACTCGGCACAGTCGGAGACCTTCTAGCTTCTTCAGAATTCAACATAAATTGTTCAGTTTTAGTCGTTCAACAACACCAGCTCTCGGAGGCTGACCTCACGGATGATTAG
- the LOC110626348 gene encoding cation/H(+) antiporter 1 isoform X2 — protein sequence MFMIGLETDIPYMKRNFRQASVIACGGLIACSAFGAAITIFVIRMLIIKEHEFIFAHMIMIILASSAPPVVIRLINELKFDTADVGRLAISSSLINEMSCMIWYDIVIAFTSGKMFGNGMVCLFFTLVATILNRFLVIWYNGRRQDLMYLPGTDVLTILSPTIFFSFLIEEFGYNSTISCFFMGVMFPREGKTTRTLLHKLTYSVNNFILPIYFGFNGFRFDISYLGSFRNLIVVVLVTVLSIAGKIIGTLAACHYLKIPRNEAVILAFILNLKGHGELLLIDVVPKSNAFGWWDDNFHNLVIIVVVLNTFIAGPVVSCILKRGEKYSQGHNSLEIDDGPQSELRMLLCVYSSRHISAKIGLVSALNSFQKVPIRPYLIHLIELPKKRCKTNLMYHELEDGDQFSDEEDYGGNDVVEISDAVDNFSTDNKVVVYHKRIISSFESMFQDVCNIAEDLRVSILILTYHKHQRLDAKMETSKEGIRMNNQKILRHARCSIGIFVDKGQTGFQQPNPELEQNVLTLFFGGPDDREALAVSKRIACHPRINLTVTRFIQATLEDQDKATISSSDEVLLTISTTSEAEDATDNAFIDDFRNRYVSSGNVRYVEKHVNNGVETLEGLKELKEIYSLIIIGKSSRGCSSMTTGLSDQEECTELGAVGDFLASSEFNISSSILVIQQNRHSKNHPHCLGCD from the exons ATGTTCATGATTGGTCTGGAGACTGATATTCCTTACATGAAACGAAACTTTCGGCAAGCAAGTGTGATTGCATGTGGGGGTCTAATTGCTTGTAGTGCCTTTGGAGCAGCAATCACTATTTTTGTGATCCGCATGTTGATAATAAAAGAGCATGAGTTTATTTTTGCCCATATGATCATGATAATCTTAGCAAGCTCAGCTCCTCCAGTGGTGATTCGTTTGATAAATGAACTCAAGTTTGATACGGCAGATGTAGGGAGATTGGCAATATCTTCATCTTTGATAAATGAAATGTCttgtatgatatggtatgatatagTTATTGCTTTCACCTCAGGCAAAATGTTTGGTAATGGGATGGTATGCCTTTTTTTCACTTTGGTAGCCACTATTTTGAATAGATTCTTAGTTATTTGGTATAACGGAAGGAGACAGGATCTAATGTATTTGCCAGGCACTGATGTTTTAACCATTTTGTCCCCCactatatttttctcttttcttattGAAGAATTTGGATACAATAGTACAATTTCTTGTTTCTTCATGGGCGTGATGTTCCCCAGGGAAGGAAAAACAACTAGGACACTGTTGCATAAACTCACTTACTCTGTTAATAATTTCATCCTTCCCATTTACTTCGGATTCAATGGCTTCAGGTTCGATATTAGTTATCTGGGTAGTTTTAGAAATCTCATAGTAGTTGTCCTTGTGACCGTGCTCAGCATTGCGGGCAAAATTATTGGAACACTAGCTGCTTGCCATTATCTAAAGATTCCAAGGAACGAGGCAGTGATCCTTGCTTTTATTCTCAACTTGAAAGGCCATGGAGAACTTCTACTCATTGACGTAGTCCCCAAGTCCAACGCATTT GGGTGGTGGGATGATAACTTTCACAACTTGGTGATAATAGTAGTAGTTCTTAACACATTTATTGCAGGACCAGTTGTTTCTTGTATCTTAAAAAGAGGAGAAAAATACTCTCAAGGTCACAACTCACTTGAAATTGATGATGGTCCACAGAGTGAACTCAGGATGTTGCTTTGTGTATACAGCTCTCGCCATATATCAGCAAAAATTGGGTTAGTCTCAGCATTGAACAGCTTCCAAAAGGTCCCCATCAGACCTTATTTAATCCACTTAATTGAGCTACCCAAAAAACGTTGCAAAACCAATTTGATGTACCATGAGCTAGAAGACGGAGATCAATTTAGTGATGAAGAAGACTATGGTGGAAATGATGTGGTAGAGATAAGTGATGCTGTAGATAATTTTAGTACAGACAATAAAGTTGTAGTTTACcataaaagaataatttcatCCTTTGAATCCATGTTTCAAGATGTCTGCAACATTGCTGAGGACTTGCGAGTATCTATTCTAATCCTCACTTATCACAAGCACCAACGTCTTGATGCGAAAATGGAAACCAGCAAGGAAGGTATCAGAATGAACAACCAGAAGATTCTTCGCCATGCTCGTTGCTCAATTGGGATCTTTGTAGACAAAGGTCAGACAGGCTTTCAACAGCCTAATCCTGAACTGGAGCAGAATGTATTAACATTATTTTTTGGTGGGCCTGATGATCGTGAAGCATTGGCAGTTAGTAAAAGAATTGCCTGTCACCCTCGTATTAATTTGACTGTCACCCGCTTCATACAAGCAACATTAGAAGACCAAGACAAAGCAACCATCAGCAGTAGTGATGAAGTCCTTTTGACAATATCAACAACATCTGAGGCTGAGGATGCAACAGACAATGCCTTCATTGACGATTTCCGCAACAG GTATGTGTCCTCGGGTAATGTTCGATATGTAGAGAAGCATGTGAACAATGGGGTGGAAACATTGGAGGGtttaaaagaattgaaggagATTTATTCATTGATCATAATAGGGAAGAGTTCACGAGGGTGCTCATCCATGACAACAGGTTTAAGTGACCAGGAAGAGTGTACAGAGCTGGGGGCAGTTGGAGATTTCTTGGCTTCTTCAGAATTCAACATCAGTAGTTCCATTTTGGTCATTCAACAAAATAGGCATTCCAAGAATCATCCTCATTGCCTTGGTTGTGACTAG